From Falco naumanni isolate bFalNau1 chromosome 4, bFalNau1.pat, whole genome shotgun sequence:
TCAATGTTTGCTTTGTACTGGAGAGCCCCAGACTGGACACAGCATTCAGATGTGGTCTCACAAGTATATGATCAAAGCGGGGGCGTGGGAAAAATATCACTTCCCTTGAACTGTTTGCTGCAGTTGTACTGAAACAGCCCAGGACTTGGTGGACCTTCAGCTCTGAATACAAAGCAGCCCATCTGCTCTGCACAGGTGAGTGATGGAGCTGGCCACATCCCCTGTTGTCATCCGTTGTCCCGTGCAAAGGGCTGTATCTCCAACAGCATGTCCCCTGGCACTCCCACTGCCTTCCCCCTCCATCCTGCTTTCTAGGGCTTCAGCTTCTTCCTGCTAACTTCTCATTTCATGGGCTTCACATGGGATGCATAGCCTCTAAAGCCTGACCAGGTGAGAACAAGCATGGTCCCTGCACATACGATGCAGGTGTACAGCCCTTCCCATGCAACAAGGCAGGTGAGGGATCAAGGCTGTATAGCTCAGCTTGGGAACTATCCCTACTTTATCCTTTCTGCCTGGACACCGTATTGTTTCTTCCCAGAAGACATGTGAGCCATgggagaagaacaaaaagatttcTGGGTATGAGGGAAGAACAGCAGATTTACTGGATCCCTACAGGATCATCAGGAAGGGTAGGCGCTTTGTGTTAGCTGTCTGCAGGGATGGTGCTCTTGGGTTactgcccaggctgcagctcagaTTGCCTGCCCGTAGCTCAGTCTGATCAcagctttggctgctgctgaggtaGAACTGCAACTCTGCTTGTGGAGTGTCCCAAAAGACATTACACCGTGGGTTTCCTTGCACATGATGGAAATGGCCAAGGCAGAGACTCTAAGCTGGAGCTAGCACACCTCCAGGGGCAAGAACAGCACTAGAAACAGGGCAGTACCCGTAGGGATGTACCCTGTGTCCTTGGAGTGTTTGCTGTGtggctgtagctgctgctgttccattGTTGGCACCCGGCAGAGTCACCCTTGGGTTGTGCTGAGGGTTCATAACAAGGGAACATAAAGGATGCAAAGCAGAGCCCACACCTGATACCGCTGACCTTCCAGTTAGtgtgcagccagggctggacCAAATGCACCCTTCAGAGTGGTCCAAACTGTTCAGGATTTGGATCAGGATGGTTTATTCCTATTACCTACTGCTTCAAGCCTCTTTCCTCAATTACCAGACACCCCCCCTCCCTCAGTGGGATCAGCCTTAAAAATATAGGGAGAAGAATCTCTACTAAAGCAACTCAGATGTTTACCTTCATTTACAACTTGCATTTTAACACCACATGACAATGAATATTACTTGGATTACATGGAAGCTAAAGACAGGTGATGTTCCAAAGTggtcaaagaaacaaaacacaaagataaAGCTAGTACCTGTAGGAAGTAGGAACTCATGGGATCCTCTTTGCTGTCCTCATCATAGTATAATCCTCCAACAATGAAGATCTGATTCTCTTTGGTCACCAGACTGATGTGGTTCTTTGGGATTTGAGTGGACAGGGAGGCAAAATAGCACTCGTTGGCAGTGGGATCATAGGCCACTGCTCCACTGTCGCTCACCATGAAAATAAGGTCCTGGAGGAACATCCCAAAACGCATCGTGTCATTTAAGATCCCTGGGAGAGCATCCTCCTCTGTATCTTCCTCCTCATCTACTGCTCCATTGACAACATTgtcttttgcttgcttttcactggttttcttcacttttttctttttcaccacAGTGAATTTGCCTTTCTGGGCGTCCTTCACCATCTGCAGTTTCttgagcagctctgggctggaCTTCACCATGGCGTGCTTCTCCACGTGGTCCTTGATGTAGTCGTTGGGCATGAGGCGGAAGCGGATGCTTTCAAAGATGACAGGCAAGGCCTTCTGCCGGCTGTCATGGTCCTTGGTCCCCACCCACTTCATCACTACTTCAAAGACAGTCTCCTCTTTCTCAATGTTGAGGGAGTCACTGGAGATGATTGCAATAAGCTCGTCAGCGGAGAGCTGGTAGAACTCCTCGTCCCGAGAGACCAGGGCAAAGCGATCACAAATGAAATCCcgagcagccacagccagccgAGCACAATCTAGCATCAAGCCCAACCTGAAGATAGCCAAGCAGTTGCTGAGGCAGAGCCGCTTCTGCAAGAAGGACACGCAGACGGTGAAGATGGAGGGGATCTGGAACATGTTGGCCACGGAGAAGATGTCCTGCACATTCTGCTCTGTGATCTCCAACTCAGAGGTGTAGATATAATGGAGGATCTTGCCCATGACATCTGGATCAACGTCCTCCAAACTGACCTCCCTCTTCTTGCTCTCTTCCATGTCTGAGAGGAACATTGCTCGAAAATAGGGGCTGCAAGCGGCCAGCACCAGCCGGTGGCAGGGAAACTCCTTCCCCTTGACTTTTAAGACACAGTCCAGAAACTTATTGTGGTCCAACATGTCTTTGAGTCCATCCTGGAGAAGAGTTTGCTGGTAGAGACGCAATTCTTCCACTTGATCAAAAGGCAAACCCATGATGAAGAGTAactgctctttttcttcccaatctatttttatatgtatatatatttatgaatatatttGTACCTGACCCCCTGGTAAAGAAACTTACTCAAAGCAGGGCTCACACGTCTCCCTTGCTTCCAGACCGTCAGCGCACTGGGAATGTGAAATGCTTGCTACTATCGCAGCTGTCTGTCTACTTCAGTTTCCAGCGCGAGGCTTTATATATAGCCACAGCGTTACAAAGCTTAAGGAATCTGTACTGGAGCATGTGTAAGCCGATCACCCTTTAATATGACACATTGGACAAGGaggcaggggggcggggggcgagcGGAACAGCTGTAATTCCAGCCTCAATGCTTCAGGAAGGGTCTGTCAGCCCATGAGTCACCGTGGGGGAGCGGGAGCTTTTGCTGCCATGTGATGATGGGAGACGTGTGTGACCCACCGGCTCAGCCGCCGCGCTTGGGAAGCGGCATCCAGATGAATCCAACGTCTGAATCTGGCTGCTGGGTCATGAATGGCAAGGCTGAGACCTTCTCCCGACACTGCTAAACTGACTGCTACGAAACTGCTTAAACCTTTTGCTGTGCTAAAAATAGAGCATGAAGTCAAAGCTGGAAAGATGCAATAAGGGAGCGTCTTATGTGGGCTTTGTGGCATCCCCGACTCCAACCAGCTCGCTCCCAGGGCTGCTTTTCGGCACAGGtttgtccttttttctcctctggagTCACTTTTCAGGGGTCTGGAAGCGACTGGAAAATGAAGATAGAGCTATTTATTTACACCCCTGCATGGGACACGAGACCTGTGCTGGAAGTTACTTGGCAAGCCTCGCTAAAGGAGGAGGCTCAAGGAGCCTGGGGGAGGGGTGGCTCTGCTTTGCCTGCCATACACACAGGGACCCCAGTGGCACAGCCTCTGGACACCTCGTCATTAATAAATCCATCCTTTCCACATCTTGGTGGCAGAAAGAGGGTCTGAGGCAGAACAGAAGTAAAGAGAGCACAAGGGTGGGCTTCAACTCACAGCTTCAGACTTCTAAACGGGTACCTTCTTGTAAGCTGAGGGTCCCCTGCTAAGGTCTACTGAGATTCAGCACCCCCATGTTGAAGTTTGGAGCCACAGCAGGACAACCTGCCTGGCCTTGAGCCAATGCTCCAAAAAGGCTGAGGTCCCCAGCAGGTCCTGTGTCCTGCCTGCATGCCCATGGATGTCTGGGAAACCCCATGGGTCCTCAAACGGCCAGTCCAGGTCCAGCTCTTCCCTTGGAGCTCACAACAAAGCAAATTAGTTTTGATATTCATGGGTAGGCAGAATAGCTACATTTATACCTGTAGTAAAACTTTACATGAACCTGTATCTCTTTTACTATGGACCCTCTGGGCTGGCTGACACTCAATGATGGCACAGATTTAATTAATGATTTAATTAAGTCTATGCAAAGATAAATACACTCTTTATGGTGTATTTAAAGCCACGTAACCCCTCACCCCGGCATGGATGTATTTATAAAAGTGCTTTGTGCCATGATGTTTATCTACATAAGTaggaagagggagggagctATACTGGTATGAAGCCCTTTTGTACTGGTGAGTTTCCAGCAGCATCTGGGAGGTACCAATATAGCAGGGAAAAAATCACAAGCTGTTTTTGGAGTTCACACCATAAGCTTTTCTTCTGGGCTGCTCATCCGTGTTGGGATCAGAAGACGAGCACTGCTTTTGAATGCGGCTGACCTTCAGCGACATTTCTCTGCTCCCACACATCTGGGGCTGGGCAGCTCcatcctcccctctcccctcccttggCATTAGCTCTACACTTCCCTGAGTTTAATCCTGCACTGGTGTGCTGCAAGCTGGGATTTTTGCCCTTCTGCCTTTAATCTCCCCTGACCCCTGGCTTGTTCTCCTTTTCACTGCGCTGCTCGGCGTGTGCTGCCGCCTGAGCTTTGCTTCATATTCCTTGCATCGCCAGGTGCCACTGCTAAATTCCAGCTACAGCCCATCCCTTCCCTGAGGAGCTCCCAACCGACTGGTGGGTCTGTGGCTACTCCCAGGTTTATGGACCACCTCAGGGAAGAGCATCGTGCTGGTCCCTGACCAGCTCTGGCATGTCCATTGGTTTCAGTGGCTTTGCACAGGGGCTGGACAAGCTCCAAGGCTTGGGGAAGCAGCCCTGGTGTTTCAAGAGCACTGTCTCCTTGGTCCACTGTGCCATCTAGGCTCCCTGCAAGCATGGGGAGAGATGGGTGTCTCTGGGAGCTGGGTCACTTCATTCGAGTCAGGCACTTGCCTGAGATGAGAGGACTTTGGTGATGCCCATTTATCCCCATGTTCTAGACAGCTTAAATCA
This genomic window contains:
- the KLHL40 gene encoding kelch-like protein 40: MGLPFDQVEELRLYQQTLLQDGLKDMLDHNKFLDCVLKVKGKEFPCHRLVLAACSPYFRAMFLSDMEESKKREVSLEDVDPDVMGKILHYIYTSELEITEQNVQDIFSVANMFQIPSIFTVCVSFLQKRLCLSNCLAIFRLGLMLDCARLAVAARDFICDRFALVSRDEEFYQLSADELIAIISSDSLNIEKEETVFEVVMKWVGTKDHDSRQKALPVIFESIRFRLMPNDYIKDHVEKHAMVKSSPELLKKLQMVKDAQKGKFTVVKKKKVKKTSEKQAKDNVVNGAVDEEEDTEEDALPGILNDTMRFGMFLQDLIFMVSDSGAVAYDPTANECYFASLSTQIPKNHISLVTKENQIFIVGGLYYDEDSKEDPMSSYFLQYDHLDADWLGMPPLPSPRCLFGLGEAENSIFVVGGKELKEGEKTLDSVLCYDRLSFKWGEADSLPYAVYGHAVVSHKDLIYVIGGKGSDKKCLKKMCVYNPAKFEWKELAPMKTARSLFGATVHKDKIYVAAGVTDSGLTNTVEVYDIATNKWDTFTEFPQERSSASLVSLAGVLYLLGGFATVETESGELVPTELNDVWRYDEEQKKWEGVLREIQYASGATFLPVRLNVLRLTKM